The region GGACGTATGTGGCCCAGGCAGATAAAACAATCTCATCTCGCCGGCTAGAGCCTGTGGGGAGCTACCCGCCAAACAAGTGGGGACTCTACGACATGATAGGGAACGCATTGGAATGGTGCCAGGACTGGTTCGGGGCCGACTACTACTCCCTTTGCCAATCGAGCTGCCCTGACGGCATTCAGGATCCAAAGGGTCCCGACACACCGAGTACGGCCATTAAGGGCGACACAGGCACTGGTGGACACTTCACAGCTCATCTTCCACCAAACGCCAAGGTAGTGCGCGGGGGTTCGAATGTTTCCGATGAAACTTGGCTGCGATGTGCCTCGAGGGGGCATGCGGGCCAGAATCAGTGCGTTGCGGGCTTCCGGGTTGTCTTCCCAACAGACAAGGATCGTCAATAGTCGCGTAGATTGTGTGGGGGCTCGGCTGCGGGTCCCCACGTTTCTGTAACGAAGGGAGTTGATTAGAGAGCTTGGGGGAGCAAACTACGGGAGAGGAGGCTGTCCGTCTCGCGGTCGAGTATTTCTATGACGGCGCTAAGGCGTACTGGCTCTCAGGACAAGATGAAAATTCAAACATGGGCCACATTGCGTGGGAGCGAGCTTCTTTCAGACTTACTTGGTTGCTGTATCGACGGTGGTTTTGATTCTAGCGTTTGCAGCAAATCCTTAGTTAGGAGAGGGATATGAGAAAGAGCAGTGGTATACGGCTGGGATTGGCGTTTTCGTTGTTCGTTGTTGCACTCATAGGCGTTGCCGCAGGGCAGTCACACAGGGCGTTTCTGGCCGGAGAAACCGCGGCGATACAGGGGGGGGAATTCATGATGGGAGATATGACCGGGGAAGGTTCGGAGCCGGAGAGGCCCGTGCACAAAGTCGAGGTCTCAGGTTTTCGGATGAGCGTCCGGGAGGTGACCCGTGCTCAATTCGCCAGATTCCTGAACCTCATCGATGCGCCTGCGCCGGCTACAACAGCTGTGGTTGTTAAAGGCGTGAGATACGCTGAGCTGGGCGAGTCAGGTCTGAAATATGTGGACAAGAGCTATCTCGAGGCGGACGATGGGACTTTCCCTGTAGTAGTTACGTGGTATGGCGCCGAGGCATACTGCAACTACTTGGGTGGTCGGCTGCCAACGGAGGCGGAATGGGAGTACGCAGCGAGGGCTGGTAGCAAAAGTGCTTACCCGTGGGGCGACGTCTTTGATGAGACGCTTGCGAATGGGCGAGATAC is a window of bacterium DNA encoding:
- a CDS encoding SUMF1/EgtB/PvdO family nonheme iron enzyme, translating into MRKSSGIRLGLAFSLFVVALIGVAAGQSHRAFLAGETAAIQGGEFMMGDMTGEGSEPERPVHKVEVSGFRMSVREVTRAQFARFLNLIDAPAPATTAVVVKGVRYAELGESGLKYVDKSYLEADDGTFPVVVTWYGAEAYCNYLGGRLPTEAEWEYAARAGSKSAYPWGDVFDETLANGRDTTTEFKEQTSVKRDPVSNKRTFVMKAEPIDSVPRGLLKPVRSYPPNRWGLYDMIGNAEEWCHDWDSGDYYSSCKEHSEAGKVIDPQGPELTNKRTYLVEAKTGEKWRTGRFTMSGAFKVLRGGAYSSDRKWLRCSARGYAMPQRCRAGFRCVFAAKKQDEGKKE